From Carya illinoinensis cultivar Pawnee chromosome 5, C.illinoinensisPawnee_v1, whole genome shotgun sequence, one genomic window encodes:
- the LOC122311967 gene encoding uncharacterized protein LOC122311967: MERKVVVICCVVGFLALLSAATGFAAEATRIKGFQVQFPSASQCVYPRSPAMALGLTAALALMIAQIILNVSTGCICCRRSPNPSGSNWRVALVCFVFSWFTFVVAFLLLLTGAALNDRHGEESMYFGNYYCYVVKPGVFVGGAILSLASVTLGVLYYLTLTLAKNSNNPWGNSDVPNQGGIAMGQPQFPPQTQSTHEPVFVHEDTYIRRQFT, translated from the exons ATGGAGAGAAAGGTTGTGGTCATATGCTGTGTAGTTGGTTTCTTGGCGCTGTTATCAGCTGCTACTGGTTTTGCTGCAGAGGCTACAAGGATTAAG GGTTTTCAAGTTCAGTTCCCTTCAGCTTCTCAATGTGTATACCCTAGGAGTCCAGCTATGGCTCTTGGTTTAACTGCAGCACTGGCTCTTATGATAgctcaaataattttaaatgtctCAACTGGGTGTATTTGTTGCCGAAGAAGTCCTAATCCTTCTGGCTCTAATTGGAGAGTAGCACTGGTCTGCTTTGTTTTTTCCTG GTTCACATTTGTCGTGGCGTTTCTTTTGTTGCTGACGGGTGCTGCACTCAATGATCGACATGGTGAAGAAAGTATGTACTTCGGCAACTACTATTGCTATGTTGTGAAACCTGGAGTCTTTGTTGGAGGTGCCATTTTGTCCCTTGCAAGTGTGACTCTTGGGGTTCTCTATTATCTCACCTTAACTTTGGCAAAGAACAGTAACAACCCATGGGGAAATTCTGATGTTCCTAACCAAGGAGGGATAGCTATGGGACAACCTCAGTTCCCACCCCAGACTCAGAGTACTCACGAACCTGTATTTGTACATGAAGACACTTATATCAGACGACAATTTACGTGA
- the LOC122311966 gene encoding uncharacterized protein LOC122311966: MSFESFVVKFTGKNYSAWEFQFHLFVMGKELWGHIDGSAPAPQDVEALSKWQIKDARVMTWLLNSVEPHLVLNLRPYKTAADMWNYLNMVYNQDNSARRFQLEYEMANFTQGSLSIEEYFSSFQTLWADYSDIVYANIPAAALSAVQAVHATSKRDQFLMKLRPDFEIARSNLMNCAPVPSLDACLSELLREEQRLLTQASMAHQAPASVPISVAYAAQGRHKGRDMRVVQCFSCKAFGHIARDCPKKFCNYCKK, from the coding sequence ATGTCTTTTGAATCGTTTGTTGTGAAATTCACAGGTAAAAATTACTCTGCAtgggaatttcaatttcatttatttgttatgGGAAAAGAGTTGTGGGGCCATATAGATGGGAGTGCTCCGGCACCTCAAGATGTCGAGGCTTTGTCTAAATGGCAAATTAAGGATGCTCGAGTTATGACTTGGCTCCTTAACTCGGTTGAGCCTCATCTTGTTCTAAATTTGAGGCCTTATAAAACTGCTGCTGATATGTGGAATTATCTCAATATGGTTTATAATCAAGACAACTCTGCTAGGCGTTTTCAATTGGAGTATGAGATGGCTAATTTCACACAAGGAAGTCTTTCAATTGAGGAATATTTTTCTAGTTTTCAAACTCTTTGGGCTGACTATTCGGACATTGTTTATGCTAATATTCCCGCTGCAGCTCTCTCTGCTGTCCAAGCAGTGCATGCAACCAGCAAACGAGATCAATTCTTGATGAAACTACGGCCTGACTTTGAAATTGCACGGTCTAATCTAATGAATTGTGCTCCTGTCCCATCTCTGGATGCTTGTTTGAGTGAACTTCTTCGCGAGGAGCAGCGTCTACTCACTCAAGCTTCCATGGCACATCAGGCTCCTGCTAGTGTACCTATTTCTGTGGCTTATGCAGCACAGGGGAGGCATAAGGGGAGAGACATGCGTGTTGTCCAGTGTTTTAGTTGTAAAGCTTTTGgtcatattgctcgggattgtcCCAAGAAGTTTTGTAACTACTGCAAGAAATAA
- the LOC122309471 gene encoding B3 domain-containing transcription factor VRN1-like, which yields MSAKPKTRRTGVVSNGNRDHRPSSSQLSCRPSHFFKIILPSCMHDMKLSLPEKFVRKFGDELSTVAVLTVPNGCVWRVGLEIVHKKIWFREGWQDFVEYLSIQQGYLLVFKYKGNSSFHVLIFDMTATEIHYPSNRKDFKLKDLVDITECDGVKDSRQVKAIENETHTADELSAKRGKDVEMNAVLPRGRNVMFREREFEAATMFKTENPYFIRILRPYNLNNSFLILPTEFAKKYLKGLKFVKLQASDGRQWHCLVRGINGATLPVRIGKGWRTFCKDNQLNEGDICVFELIRRKDVVLKVSKIMQDN from the exons ATGTCAGCTAAACCAAAGACCCGCCGGACTGGAGTTGTGTCCAACGGCAACAGGGATCACCGGCCATCAAGTTCTCAGCTGAGTTGTAGACCATCCCACTTTTTCAAGATAATACTCCCCTCCTGCATGCATGACATGAAACTG AGTCTCCCTGAGAAGTTTGTAAGGAAATTTGGGGATGAACTATCCACTGTTGCTGTACTCACTGTTCCCAATGGTTGCGTTTGGCGAGTGGGATTGGAGATAGTCCACAAGAAGATTTGGTTTCGTGAAGGTTGGCAGGACTTTGTAGAATATCTTTCTATCCAGCAAGGGTACCTGTTGGTCTTCAAATACAAAGGGAATTCCAGTTTCCATGTTCTAATATTTGATATGACTGCTACCGAGATTCATTATCCATCTAAtcgcaaagattttaaattgaaagatCTGGTTGACATAACTGAATGTGATGGCGTAAAAGACTCAAGGCAGGTTAAAGCGATAGAAAATGAAACGCATACAGCAGATGAATTATCCGCAAAACGTGGTAAAGATGTAGAAATGAATGCTGTGCTCCCAAGAGGAAGAAATGTGATGTTCAGAGAAAGGGAATTTGAAGCAGCCACAATGTTCAAGACTGAAAATCCTTATTTCATTCGTATCCTTCGGCCATATAATTTAAACAACTCATTTCTG ATATTGCCTACGGAATTTGCCAAGAAGTATCTTAAAGGGTTAAAATTTGTCAAACTTCAGGCATCTGATGGAAGACAGTGGCATTGCCTGGTCCGTGGCATCAACGGTGCAACATTGCCTGTAAGAATCGGCAAAGGATGGAGGACATTTTGCAAGGACAATCAACTCAATGAAGGGGATATCTGTGTCTTTGAGCTGATCAGGAGGAAGGATGTAGTACTAAAAGTCTCGAAAATTATGCAGGACAATTGA
- the LOC122311759 gene encoding glutathione S-transferase T3-like, whose product MDNLLDEDPFFTTLLQSGGEGRITTPTFSQHSNVMVASTPLHGEKRPPTKKVQRGASFTVEEDNVLVSSWLNISIDAIRGTDQKSTQMWERISEFYHEYKKPQTMNRSVGSLINRWSMIQKCTNKFCAYLAQVESLHPSGATEQDKIEKAKILYKEMERGNFTMDHSWNLLRHQPKWHQHMNTLNTRRKPHDKHPSNEQSSEVLGDVVEEHVERPAGKKAEKENLRKRKAQESSDAEFNTTLGAMTEDRRLFMAERREWQTKADRDRSAQLDLDKRKFDAEMMGKDLSGMNAMQQAYFRKVQKKIWEESMSDEDGISE is encoded by the exons ATGGACAATCTGTTGGATGAGGACCCATTCTTCACCACTCTCTTACAAAGTGGAGGAGAAGGTCGTATTACCACTCCAACATTCTCACAGCATTCTAATGTTATGGTCGCTTCAACCCCCCTTCACGGTGAAAAGAGGCCTCCaacaaaaaaagttcaaagaggAGCTTCTTTCACTGTTGAGGAGGATAATGTACTTGTTTCTAGTTGGCTCAACATTAGTATTGATGCCATTCGGGGAACTGATCAGAAATCCACTCAAATGtgggagaggatttctgaattTTATCACGAGTATAAAAAACCACAGACTATGAACCGTTCGGTTGGATCATTGATTAATCGTTGGTCCATGATTCAGAAAtgcacaaataagttttgtgcataTCTAGCTCAAGTAGAGTCATTGCACCCGAGTGGTGCAACCGAACAAGATAAG ATTGAAAAGGCAAAAATATTGTACAAAGAGATGGAACGAGGAAATTTCACAATGGATCATTCTTGGAATCTTTTGAGACAccaacccaaatggcatcaacATATGAATACGCTGAATACGAGGAGAAAGCCACATGATAAACATCCTTCCAATGAgcagtcaagtgaagttttgggcGATGTTGTGGAGGAGCATGTTGAAAGGCCTGCTGGAAAAAAGGCTGAAAAGGAAAACTTGAGGAAGCGAAAGGCTCAAGAATCATCTGATGCTGAGTTCAACACGACATTAGGAGCAATGACCGAGGATAGACGATTGTTCATGGCGGAGAGAAGAGAATGGCAGACGAAGGCTGATCGTGATAGAAGTGCACAACTGGATCTTGATAAAAGAAAGTTTGATGCTGAGATGATGGGCAAGGATCTTTCTGGTATGAATGCCATGCAGCAGGCCTACTTCCGTAAAGTTCAGAAAAAAATTTGGGAAGAGTCAATGAGTGATGAAGATGGTATATCCGAATGA